One part of the Thermococcus litoralis DSM 5473 genome encodes these proteins:
- a CDS encoding DNA-directed RNA polymerase subunit P: protein MVEALYKCAKCGKEFKMDLAITREIRCPYCGAKIIYKPRPKVARRIKAI, encoded by the coding sequence ATGGTAGAGGCATTGTATAAATGTGCAAAATGTGGAAAAGAGTTTAAAATGGATCTTGCTATTACGAGAGAAATACGCTGTCCATACTGTGGAGCAAAGATAATCTACAAGCCTAGGCCCAAAGTTGCCAGAAGGATTAAGGCAATTTGA
- a CDS encoding tRNA-binding protein, whose product MWDTSKDYRLLVAEKAVELFLKTIEGAKFKGKWDKKRAVKLAKEMIPELQALRYSYLEPQELIDTPQMKELKEKALGIIEALGGEDWYIKFLELADRSEREKVEESIARVRFFLNTILNLDKRLALGKINDPVIAVDIKVGEVMSAGKHPNADKLLVCNVNIGDRAVTVVTNDLTVKEGHRVAVALLPPANFRGITSEGMFLGAGEGVLKDVKGDIGGLPKGIPLEALKETRNLVEAFLKD is encoded by the coding sequence ATGTGGGACACGAGTAAGGATTATCGGTTGCTGGTTGCTGAAAAGGCAGTTGAGCTGTTTTTGAAAACCATTGAAGGGGCTAAATTCAAGGGAAAGTGGGACAAAAAGAGGGCAGTAAAATTGGCGAAAGAAATGATTCCCGAGCTCCAGGCGTTGCGCTACTCATATCTAGAGCCGCAGGAGTTAATTGATACTCCCCAGATGAAAGAACTAAAGGAAAAAGCCTTGGGAATAATTGAAGCCTTAGGTGGTGAAGACTGGTACATCAAGTTTCTCGAGCTGGCTGATAGAAGTGAGAGGGAGAAAGTTGAAGAGAGTATCGCAAGGGTTCGCTTTTTCCTAAACACAATTCTTAACCTTGATAAGAGGCTGGCACTTGGTAAGATAAACGATCCCGTCATTGCCGTAGACATAAAGGTCGGGGAAGTCATGAGCGCTGGTAAGCATCCAAATGCAGATAAACTTCTCGTATGCAATGTCAACATAGGGGATAGGGCGGTTACTGTGGTTACAAATGATTTAACCGTGAAGGAAGGTCACAGAGTTGCTGTGGCACTTTTACCCCCCGCAAACTTCAGAGGAATAACGAGCGAAGGAATGTTCTTAGGAGCTGGAGAAGGAGTTTTAAAGGATGTAAAGGGTGATATTGGCGGCTTACCAAAAGGAATCCCGTTAGAGGCTCTCAAGGAAACAAGAAACTTAGTTGAGGCGTTTTTGAAGGATTGA
- a CDS encoding 50S ribosomal protein L37ae, whose amino-acid sequence MPRTKKVGSAGRFGPRYGLKIRRRVAAVEEKMRQKHTCPVCGRKAVKRISTGIWQCQKCGATFAGGAYLPATPAGRIAKRGVTTQ is encoded by the coding sequence ATGCCAAGAACAAAGAAAGTTGGATCCGCTGGAAGGTTTGGACCAAGATATGGTCTTAAGATCAGAAGAAGAGTTGCAGCAGTAGAGGAAAAGATGAGACAAAAGCATACTTGCCCAGTATGTGGAAGGAAAGCCGTTAAGAGAATAAGCACCGGAATATGGCAGTGCCAGAAGTGTGGCGCAACTTTTGCAGGAGGCGCTTACTTGCCCGCAACTCCAGCTGGAAGGATTGCTAAGAGGGGTGTAACAACTCAATAA
- the rrp42 gene encoding exosome complex protein Rrp42, which translates to MEVMASIMRDHILNLLKEGKRIDGRGPEDLRPLTIETNVIEKAEGSALVKLGNTQVLVGIKVDFGEPFPDLPEMGVMTTNVEFVPLASPTFEPGPPDERAIELARVVDRGIRESQAVDLSKLVIVPGKLVRVIFIDVHILDHDGNLLDASGIGAIAALLSTKIPKVEYDEESGEVKLLDEYEPLPVTKVPIPVSFAKIGNALIVDPNFEEEQVMDGKLTITTDENGYISAVQKSEGGSFKLEEVVYAVDLAYKKAEEIRKVVLESIKKE; encoded by the coding sequence ATGGAAGTAATGGCATCAATAATGAGAGACCACATCCTCAACCTTTTGAAAGAGGGTAAAAGAATCGATGGAAGAGGGCCGGAAGATTTAAGGCCTCTGACAATAGAAACAAACGTCATAGAAAAGGCTGAAGGGTCTGCTCTTGTAAAACTAGGTAACACTCAAGTTCTCGTTGGAATAAAAGTTGATTTTGGAGAGCCGTTTCCAGATTTGCCGGAAATGGGTGTCATGACAACCAACGTCGAATTCGTCCCGTTAGCATCTCCGACCTTTGAACCGGGGCCGCCAGATGAGAGGGCAATAGAACTTGCTAGAGTTGTAGACAGAGGAATAAGAGAAAGCCAGGCTGTAGATTTGAGCAAGCTTGTAATAGTGCCTGGAAAGCTTGTAAGGGTGATCTTCATAGACGTACATATTCTCGACCACGACGGGAATCTGTTAGATGCTTCTGGAATCGGTGCAATTGCAGCATTGTTGAGCACAAAAATACCGAAAGTTGAATACGATGAGGAAAGCGGAGAAGTAAAGCTTCTGGATGAATACGAGCCCTTGCCAGTAACAAAAGTCCCAATTCCAGTGAGCTTCGCCAAAATAGGCAACGCCTTGATAGTAGATCCAAACTTTGAAGAGGAACAGGTAATGGATGGCAAACTAACAATAACAACCGATGAAAATGGATACATCTCAGCGGTGCAGAAAAGCGAGGGAGGAAGCTTCAAGCTTGAAGAAGTCGTTTATGCCGTGGATTTAGCTTATAAAAAGGCTGAAGAGATAAGAAAAGTGGTTCTTGAAAGCATCAAGAAAGAGTGA
- a CDS encoding DUF3194 domain-containing protein, translated as MKRVFHIGLPELGEEELISLGELAQEEIIEYIFEHLTRSEVKDIEVTTRINREDTLDLEIEVYLEVPIFVKVDVEKLIDEALEKAYEKVEKRLRKIAGQNKAQELPE; from the coding sequence ATGAAGAGGGTATTCCACATAGGGCTTCCAGAGCTGGGTGAAGAAGAGCTAATATCTCTCGGGGAGTTAGCCCAGGAGGAGATTATAGAGTATATCTTTGAGCACTTAACGAGAAGTGAAGTGAAAGACATAGAAGTGACAACGAGGATAAACCGGGAGGATACCTTGGATTTGGAGATAGAGGTCTATCTTGAGGTGCCAATATTCGTGAAAGTGGACGTGGAAAAGCTGATTGATGAGGCGCTTGAGAAGGCTTATGAAAAAGTTGAAAAAAGGTTGAGGAAAATTGCGGGGCAAAATAAAGCTCAAGAACTTCCTGAATAA
- a CDS encoding ribosomal biogenesis protein, with the protein MMLITTSHRPTRRTRSFGHDLERVFPNSTYLTRGKKTIQDLLMEAYDRGYERLLIINVWKGNPLKMTFIKVSPEDWGYMGYLYLHGIKLQREMGFRNLRPIREEMPFIVTTAKRVGLDHIVFGQVFAELTNGKFVPRGEKSLQYIADKYNTDVLGVIERHPRGMAVNFYRFDVSREKPVGPLISVKIWIMEDGRRWDYKEKLGIKRDEK; encoded by the coding sequence ATGATGCTGATAACAACATCCCACAGACCCACAAGGAGGACTAGAAGCTTTGGACATGACCTAGAGAGGGTTTTTCCTAACTCGACTTATTTAACTAGGGGAAAGAAAACCATTCAAGACCTTCTTATGGAGGCTTACGATAGAGGTTACGAGAGGCTTCTGATAATCAATGTGTGGAAGGGGAATCCACTCAAGATGACTTTCATAAAGGTTTCTCCAGAGGATTGGGGGTATATGGGTTATCTTTACCTTCATGGAATCAAGCTTCAGAGAGAAATGGGGTTTAGAAACCTTCGCCCGATTAGGGAGGAAATGCCATTTATAGTTACAACCGCTAAAAGGGTTGGACTTGATCACATCGTTTTTGGTCAGGTTTTTGCTGAGCTCACCAATGGGAAATTCGTCCCGAGAGGAGAAAAGAGCCTTCAGTACATAGCGGATAAATACAACACGGACGTTTTGGGCGTAATTGAACGCCACCCAAGGGGAATGGCCGTAAACTTCTACCGCTTTGATGTCTCACGGGAGAAGCCGGTGGGGCCTTTGATAAGCGTTAAAATATGGATAATGGAAGACGGAAGAAGATGGGACTATAAAGAAAAGCTCGGCATCAAAAGGGATGAAAAATGA
- a CDS encoding DHH family phosphoesterase, whose protein sequence is MRGKIKLKNFLNNAKERDYSFLLLCHHNADPDSLGSAIAFSRYLTSLGLKNRIGVAQSVSSYAKRLLNFAQVEKNPAVLEDVVIIFDTSSLEQLEPVKVPDDKYVIIIDHHIEKENPIRADIKIVDSSRTSTAEIVWELLEYFDFYDEVSAKVLLAGIVTDTANFRYANSKTFKTVSKILERFDIQMGEIYNLVAPVSDENIDQAKRMAILKACQRMEIKKVGNYIIAISKVSAYESLACKIFLQLGADVAIVGSDKKGVRISARAKENLVKKGLHLGKLMEKVGPIIDGSGGGHSGAAGANGKRNLEEAVKFLVKEIEMFLKKLG, encoded by the coding sequence TTGCGGGGCAAAATAAAGCTCAAGAACTTCCTGAATAACGCAAAGGAGAGGGATTATTCTTTTTTGTTGCTGTGCCATCATAACGCCGATCCGGACTCTTTGGGTAGCGCTATAGCTTTTTCTAGATACCTTACAAGTCTAGGCTTAAAAAACCGAATAGGTGTTGCCCAAAGCGTCTCATCTTATGCAAAACGCCTTCTCAACTTCGCTCAGGTAGAAAAGAATCCAGCCGTTTTAGAGGACGTGGTTATAATTTTTGATACTTCCTCCCTTGAACAGCTGGAGCCTGTTAAAGTTCCGGATGATAAGTATGTAATCATTATCGATCATCACATCGAAAAGGAGAACCCAATAAGGGCTGACATAAAAATCGTTGACTCCTCAAGGACTTCCACTGCAGAGATTGTGTGGGAGCTTTTGGAGTACTTTGACTTCTACGATGAAGTTTCTGCAAAAGTCCTTTTAGCAGGAATAGTCACAGACACTGCCAATTTTAGATACGCAAACTCGAAAACCTTCAAAACGGTGTCCAAAATCTTGGAGAGGTTTGATATCCAGATGGGGGAGATATACAATTTAGTTGCTCCAGTGAGTGATGAGAACATAGACCAGGCAAAGAGAATGGCCATATTAAAGGCCTGCCAGAGAATGGAAATCAAAAAAGTCGGCAATTACATAATAGCTATTTCAAAGGTTTCTGCCTATGAATCTTTAGCCTGTAAGATTTTCCTTCAGCTTGGGGCTGATGTTGCGATTGTTGGGAGCGATAAGAAGGGGGTTAGGATTTCTGCAAGGGCAAAAGAAAACCTTGTCAAGAAGGGTCTTCATTTAGGAAAGCTCATGGAAAAAGTTGGCCCAATTATAGACGGTTCTGGTGGAGGTCACTCTGGAGCGGCAGGTGCTAACGGGAAGAGAAATCTTGAGGAAGCCGTTAAGTTTTTAGTGAAAGAAATCGAAATGTTTCTAAAGAAGTTGGGGTGA
- a CDS encoding prefoldin subunit beta produces the protein MQNIPPQVQALLGQLENYQQQLQLVIQQKQRIQVELNDAKKALEEIEKVEEDTPIYKTVGTLIIKATKAKALEELKEKVETLEVRLRALERQEQKLNEKIKELTQQIQSSLRGVAG, from the coding sequence ATGCAGAACATTCCACCTCAGGTGCAGGCTTTGTTGGGACAGCTCGAGAACTATCAACAGCAGCTTCAGCTTGTAATCCAGCAGAAACAGAGAATTCAGGTAGAGCTCAACGATGCTAAAAAGGCCCTGGAAGAGATTGAAAAAGTTGAAGAGGACACTCCAATATACAAGACAGTTGGCACTCTAATAATCAAAGCTACAAAGGCAAAGGCATTAGAGGAGCTTAAAGAGAAAGTAGAAACTCTAGAGGTTCGTCTAAGGGCATTAGAGAGGCAGGAACAGAAGCTCAACGAAAAAATTAAAGAGCTCACACAACAAATACAGAGCTCTCTGAGAGGAGTAGCCGGGTGA
- the pcc1 gene encoding KEOPS complex subunit Pcc1 has protein sequence MIRGTIEIEFPNNETARVVYESVLFEHKTVPYRRSRMNFSLKENKVIMEFIAKDNSALRGTLNSYLRWIKVAFDVVEL, from the coding sequence ATGATAAGAGGCACAATCGAGATTGAATTCCCCAACAATGAGACAGCAAGAGTTGTTTACGAGAGTGTTCTTTTTGAGCATAAAACAGTTCCCTACCGGAGAAGCAGGATGAACTTTTCTCTAAAGGAAAACAAGGTCATAATGGAGTTCATTGCAAAGGACAACTCCGCCTTAAGAGGAACCCTTAATTCTTACCTTCGATGGATTAAAGTTGCATTCGATGTAGTCGAGCTTTAG